Proteins encoded in a region of the Suncus etruscus isolate mSunEtr1 chromosome 1, mSunEtr1.pri.cur, whole genome shotgun sequence genome:
- the VEZF1 gene encoding vascular endothelial zinc finger 1 isoform X2, translating to MEANWTAFLFQAHEASHHQQQAAQNSLLPLLSSAVEPPDQKPLLPIPITQKPQAAPETLKDAIGIKKEKPKTSFVCTYCSKAFRDSYHLRRHESCHTGIKLVSRSKKTPTTVVPLISTIGGDSSRTSLVSTIAGILSTVTTSSSGTNPSSSASTTAMPVTQSVKKPSKPVKKNHACEMCGKAFRDVYHLNRHKLSHSDEKPFECHICNQRFKRKDRMTYHVRSHEGGITKPYTCSVCGKGFSRPDHLSCHVKHVHSTERPFKCQFSSLMQTCTAAFATKDRLRTHMVRHEGKVSCNICGKLLSAAYITSHLKTHGQSQSINCNTCKQGISKTCMSEETSNQKQQQQQQQQHVTSWPGKQVETLRLWEEAVKARKKEAASLCQTSTASTTPVTLTTPFNITSSVSSGTMSNPVTVAAAMSMRSPVNVSSAVNITSPMNIGHPVTITSPLSMTSPLTLTTPVNLPTPVTAPVNIAHPVTITSPMNLPTPMTLAAPLNIAMRPVESMPFLPQALPTSPPW from the exons ATGGAGGCCAACTGGACCGCGTTCCTCTTCCAG GCCCATGAAGCCTCCCATCATCAACAGCAGGCAGCACAGAACAGCTTGCTGCccctcctgagctctgctgtggAGCCCCCTGATCAGAAACCGTTGCTTCCAATACCAATAACTCAGAAACCTCAGGCTGCTCCAGAAACATTAAAGGATGCCATtgggattaaaaaagaaaaacccaaaacttCATTTGTGTGCACTTATTGCAGTAAAGCTTTCAGGGACAGCTATCACTTGAGGCGCCACGAGTCCTGCCACACAGGGATCAAGTTGGTGTCCCGGTCAAAGAAAACCCCCACAACAGTGGTTCCCCTCATCTCCACCATTGGTGGGGACAGCAGCCGAACTTCGTTGGTCTCAACCATTGCAGGCATCTTGTCAACAGTCACTACATCTTCCTCGGGCACCAACCCTAGTAGTAGTGCCAGCACCACAGCTATGCCCGTGACCCAGTCTGTCAAGAAGCCCAGTAAGCCTGTCAAGAAGAACCATGCTTGTGAGATGTGTGGGAAGGCCTTCCGAGATGTGTACCACCTCAATCGGCACAAGCTTTCTCATTCGGACGAAAAGCCCTTCGAgtgtcatatttgtaatcagcgCTTCAAGAGAAAGGACCGGATGACTTACCATGTGAGGTCTCATGAAGGAGGCATCACCAAACCCTATACTTGCAGTGTTTGTGGGAAAGGCTTCTCGAG GCCTGACCACTTAAGCTGTCACGTAAAACATGTCCATTCAACAGAAAGACCCTTCAAATGCCAA ttttcctcCCTCATGCAGACGTGCACTGCTGCCTTTGCCACCAAAGACAGACTACGGACACACATGGTTCGCCACGAAGGCAAAGTATCATGTAACATCTGTGGGAAGCTCCTGAGCGCAGCCTACATCACCAGCCACTTAAAGACACATGGGCAGAGCCAAAGTATCAACTGTAATACATGCAAACAAGGCATTAGTAAAA CATGCATGAGTGAAGAGACCAGCAaccagaagcagcagcagcaacagcaacaacagcatGTGACGAGCTGGCCAGGGAAGCAGGTGGAGACACTGAGACTGTGGGAAGAAGCAgtcaaagcaagaaagaaag aAGCTGCTTCTCTGTGTCAAACCTCCACGGCCTCTACGACACCTGTGACTCTTACTACTCCATTCAATATAACATCCTCTGTGTCATCTGGGACTATGTCAAACCCAGTCACAGTGGCAGCTGCAATGAGCATGAGAAGTCCAGTAAATGTTTCAAGTGCAGTTAATATAACCAGCCCAATGAACATAGGGCACCCTGTAACTATAACCAGTCCATTATCCATGACCTCTCCTTTAACACTTACCACCCCAGTCAACCTCCCTACCCCTGTTACTGCCCCAGTAAACATAGCACATCCTGTCACAATCACATCTCCAATGAACCTGCCCACTCCTATGACATTAGCTGCCCCTCTCAATATAGCAATGAGACCTGTAGAAAGCATGCCTTTCTTACCCCAGGCTTTACCTACATCACCACCTTGGTaa
- the VEZF1 gene encoding vascular endothelial zinc finger 1 isoform X4, with protein MEANWTAFLFQAHEASHHQQQAAQNSLLPLLSSAVEPPDQKPLLPIPITQKPQAAPETLKDAIGIKKEKPKTSFVCTYCSKAFRDSYHLRRHESCHTGIKLVSRSKKTPTTVVPLISTIGGDSSRTSLVSTIAGILSTVTTSSSGTNPSSSASTTAMPVTQSVKKPSKPVKKNHACEMCGKAFRDVYHLNRHKLSHSDEKPFECHICNQRFKRKDRMTYHVRSHEGGITKPYTCSVCGKGFSRPDHLSCHVKHVHSTERPFKCQTCTAAFATKDRLRTHMVRHEGKVSCNICGKLLSAAYITSHLKTHGQSQSINCNTCKQGISKTCMSEETSNQKQQQQQQQQHVTSWPGKQVETLRLWEEAVKARKKEAASLCQTSTASTTPVTLTTPFNITSSVSSGTMSNPVTVAAAMSMRSPVNVSSAVNITSPMNIGHPVTITSPLSMTSPLTLTTPVNLPTPVTAPVNIAHPVTITSPMNLPTPMTLAAPLNIAMRPVESMPFLPQALPTSPPW; from the exons ATGGAGGCCAACTGGACCGCGTTCCTCTTCCAG GCCCATGAAGCCTCCCATCATCAACAGCAGGCAGCACAGAACAGCTTGCTGCccctcctgagctctgctgtggAGCCCCCTGATCAGAAACCGTTGCTTCCAATACCAATAACTCAGAAACCTCAGGCTGCTCCAGAAACATTAAAGGATGCCATtgggattaaaaaagaaaaacccaaaacttCATTTGTGTGCACTTATTGCAGTAAAGCTTTCAGGGACAGCTATCACTTGAGGCGCCACGAGTCCTGCCACACAGGGATCAAGTTGGTGTCCCGGTCAAAGAAAACCCCCACAACAGTGGTTCCCCTCATCTCCACCATTGGTGGGGACAGCAGCCGAACTTCGTTGGTCTCAACCATTGCAGGCATCTTGTCAACAGTCACTACATCTTCCTCGGGCACCAACCCTAGTAGTAGTGCCAGCACCACAGCTATGCCCGTGACCCAGTCTGTCAAGAAGCCCAGTAAGCCTGTCAAGAAGAACCATGCTTGTGAGATGTGTGGGAAGGCCTTCCGAGATGTGTACCACCTCAATCGGCACAAGCTTTCTCATTCGGACGAAAAGCCCTTCGAgtgtcatatttgtaatcagcgCTTCAAGAGAAAGGACCGGATGACTTACCATGTGAGGTCTCATGAAGGAGGCATCACCAAACCCTATACTTGCAGTGTTTGTGGGAAAGGCTTCTCGAG GCCTGACCACTTAAGCTGTCACGTAAAACATGTCCATTCAACAGAAAGACCCTTCAAATGCCAA ACGTGCACTGCTGCCTTTGCCACCAAAGACAGACTACGGACACACATGGTTCGCCACGAAGGCAAAGTATCATGTAACATCTGTGGGAAGCTCCTGAGCGCAGCCTACATCACCAGCCACTTAAAGACACATGGGCAGAGCCAAAGTATCAACTGTAATACATGCAAACAAGGCATTAGTAAAA CATGCATGAGTGAAGAGACCAGCAaccagaagcagcagcagcaacagcaacaacagcatGTGACGAGCTGGCCAGGGAAGCAGGTGGAGACACTGAGACTGTGGGAAGAAGCAgtcaaagcaagaaagaaag aAGCTGCTTCTCTGTGTCAAACCTCCACGGCCTCTACGACACCTGTGACTCTTACTACTCCATTCAATATAACATCCTCTGTGTCATCTGGGACTATGTCAAACCCAGTCACAGTGGCAGCTGCAATGAGCATGAGAAGTCCAGTAAATGTTTCAAGTGCAGTTAATATAACCAGCCCAATGAACATAGGGCACCCTGTAACTATAACCAGTCCATTATCCATGACCTCTCCTTTAACACTTACCACCCCAGTCAACCTCCCTACCCCTGTTACTGCCCCAGTAAACATAGCACATCCTGTCACAATCACATCTCCAATGAACCTGCCCACTCCTATGACATTAGCTGCCCCTCTCAATATAGCAATGAGACCTGTAGAAAGCATGCCTTTCTTACCCCAGGCTTTACCTACATCACCACCTTGGTaa
- the VEZF1 gene encoding vascular endothelial zinc finger 1 isoform X1, with protein MEANWTAFLFQAHEASHHQQQAAQNSLLPLLSSAVEPPDQKPLLPIPITQKPQAAPETLKDAIGIKKEKPKTSFVCTYCSKAFRDSYHLRRHESCHTGIKLVSRSKKTPTTVVPLISTIGGDSSRTSLVSTIAGILSTVTTSSSGTNPSSSASTTAMPVTQSVKKPSKPVKKNHACEMCGKAFRDVYHLNRHKLSHSDEKPFECHICNQRFKRKDRMTYHVRSHEGGITKPYTCSVCGKGFSRPDHLSCHVKHVHSTERPFKCQFSSLMQTCTAAFATKDRLRTHMVRHEGKVSCNICGKLLSAAYITSHLKTHGQSQSINCNTCKQGISKIACMSEETSNQKQQQQQQQQHVTSWPGKQVETLRLWEEAVKARKKEAASLCQTSTASTTPVTLTTPFNITSSVSSGTMSNPVTVAAAMSMRSPVNVSSAVNITSPMNIGHPVTITSPLSMTSPLTLTTPVNLPTPVTAPVNIAHPVTITSPMNLPTPMTLAAPLNIAMRPVESMPFLPQALPTSPPW; from the exons ATGGAGGCCAACTGGACCGCGTTCCTCTTCCAG GCCCATGAAGCCTCCCATCATCAACAGCAGGCAGCACAGAACAGCTTGCTGCccctcctgagctctgctgtggAGCCCCCTGATCAGAAACCGTTGCTTCCAATACCAATAACTCAGAAACCTCAGGCTGCTCCAGAAACATTAAAGGATGCCATtgggattaaaaaagaaaaacccaaaacttCATTTGTGTGCACTTATTGCAGTAAAGCTTTCAGGGACAGCTATCACTTGAGGCGCCACGAGTCCTGCCACACAGGGATCAAGTTGGTGTCCCGGTCAAAGAAAACCCCCACAACAGTGGTTCCCCTCATCTCCACCATTGGTGGGGACAGCAGCCGAACTTCGTTGGTCTCAACCATTGCAGGCATCTTGTCAACAGTCACTACATCTTCCTCGGGCACCAACCCTAGTAGTAGTGCCAGCACCACAGCTATGCCCGTGACCCAGTCTGTCAAGAAGCCCAGTAAGCCTGTCAAGAAGAACCATGCTTGTGAGATGTGTGGGAAGGCCTTCCGAGATGTGTACCACCTCAATCGGCACAAGCTTTCTCATTCGGACGAAAAGCCCTTCGAgtgtcatatttgtaatcagcgCTTCAAGAGAAAGGACCGGATGACTTACCATGTGAGGTCTCATGAAGGAGGCATCACCAAACCCTATACTTGCAGTGTTTGTGGGAAAGGCTTCTCGAG GCCTGACCACTTAAGCTGTCACGTAAAACATGTCCATTCAACAGAAAGACCCTTCAAATGCCAA ttttcctcCCTCATGCAGACGTGCACTGCTGCCTTTGCCACCAAAGACAGACTACGGACACACATGGTTCGCCACGAAGGCAAAGTATCATGTAACATCTGTGGGAAGCTCCTGAGCGCAGCCTACATCACCAGCCACTTAAAGACACATGGGCAGAGCCAAAGTATCAACTGTAATACATGCAAACAAGGCATTAGTAAAA TAGCATGCATGAGTGAAGAGACCAGCAaccagaagcagcagcagcaacagcaacaacagcatGTGACGAGCTGGCCAGGGAAGCAGGTGGAGACACTGAGACTGTGGGAAGAAGCAgtcaaagcaagaaagaaag aAGCTGCTTCTCTGTGTCAAACCTCCACGGCCTCTACGACACCTGTGACTCTTACTACTCCATTCAATATAACATCCTCTGTGTCATCTGGGACTATGTCAAACCCAGTCACAGTGGCAGCTGCAATGAGCATGAGAAGTCCAGTAAATGTTTCAAGTGCAGTTAATATAACCAGCCCAATGAACATAGGGCACCCTGTAACTATAACCAGTCCATTATCCATGACCTCTCCTTTAACACTTACCACCCCAGTCAACCTCCCTACCCCTGTTACTGCCCCAGTAAACATAGCACATCCTGTCACAATCACATCTCCAATGAACCTGCCCACTCCTATGACATTAGCTGCCCCTCTCAATATAGCAATGAGACCTGTAGAAAGCATGCCTTTCTTACCCCAGGCTTTACCTACATCACCACCTTGGTaa
- the VEZF1 gene encoding vascular endothelial zinc finger 1 isoform X3, whose product MEANWTAFLFQAHEASHHQQQAAQNSLLPLLSSAVEPPDQKPLLPIPITQKPQAAPETLKDAIGIKKEKPKTSFVCTYCSKAFRDSYHLRRHESCHTGIKLVSRSKKTPTTVVPLISTIGGDSSRTSLVSTIAGILSTVTTSSSGTNPSSSASTTAMPVTQSVKKPSKPVKKNHACEMCGKAFRDVYHLNRHKLSHSDEKPFECHICNQRFKRKDRMTYHVRSHEGGITKPYTCSVCGKGFSRPDHLSCHVKHVHSTERPFKCQTCTAAFATKDRLRTHMVRHEGKVSCNICGKLLSAAYITSHLKTHGQSQSINCNTCKQGISKIACMSEETSNQKQQQQQQQQHVTSWPGKQVETLRLWEEAVKARKKEAASLCQTSTASTTPVTLTTPFNITSSVSSGTMSNPVTVAAAMSMRSPVNVSSAVNITSPMNIGHPVTITSPLSMTSPLTLTTPVNLPTPVTAPVNIAHPVTITSPMNLPTPMTLAAPLNIAMRPVESMPFLPQALPTSPPW is encoded by the exons ATGGAGGCCAACTGGACCGCGTTCCTCTTCCAG GCCCATGAAGCCTCCCATCATCAACAGCAGGCAGCACAGAACAGCTTGCTGCccctcctgagctctgctgtggAGCCCCCTGATCAGAAACCGTTGCTTCCAATACCAATAACTCAGAAACCTCAGGCTGCTCCAGAAACATTAAAGGATGCCATtgggattaaaaaagaaaaacccaaaacttCATTTGTGTGCACTTATTGCAGTAAAGCTTTCAGGGACAGCTATCACTTGAGGCGCCACGAGTCCTGCCACACAGGGATCAAGTTGGTGTCCCGGTCAAAGAAAACCCCCACAACAGTGGTTCCCCTCATCTCCACCATTGGTGGGGACAGCAGCCGAACTTCGTTGGTCTCAACCATTGCAGGCATCTTGTCAACAGTCACTACATCTTCCTCGGGCACCAACCCTAGTAGTAGTGCCAGCACCACAGCTATGCCCGTGACCCAGTCTGTCAAGAAGCCCAGTAAGCCTGTCAAGAAGAACCATGCTTGTGAGATGTGTGGGAAGGCCTTCCGAGATGTGTACCACCTCAATCGGCACAAGCTTTCTCATTCGGACGAAAAGCCCTTCGAgtgtcatatttgtaatcagcgCTTCAAGAGAAAGGACCGGATGACTTACCATGTGAGGTCTCATGAAGGAGGCATCACCAAACCCTATACTTGCAGTGTTTGTGGGAAAGGCTTCTCGAG GCCTGACCACTTAAGCTGTCACGTAAAACATGTCCATTCAACAGAAAGACCCTTCAAATGCCAA ACGTGCACTGCTGCCTTTGCCACCAAAGACAGACTACGGACACACATGGTTCGCCACGAAGGCAAAGTATCATGTAACATCTGTGGGAAGCTCCTGAGCGCAGCCTACATCACCAGCCACTTAAAGACACATGGGCAGAGCCAAAGTATCAACTGTAATACATGCAAACAAGGCATTAGTAAAA TAGCATGCATGAGTGAAGAGACCAGCAaccagaagcagcagcagcaacagcaacaacagcatGTGACGAGCTGGCCAGGGAAGCAGGTGGAGACACTGAGACTGTGGGAAGAAGCAgtcaaagcaagaaagaaag aAGCTGCTTCTCTGTGTCAAACCTCCACGGCCTCTACGACACCTGTGACTCTTACTACTCCATTCAATATAACATCCTCTGTGTCATCTGGGACTATGTCAAACCCAGTCACAGTGGCAGCTGCAATGAGCATGAGAAGTCCAGTAAATGTTTCAAGTGCAGTTAATATAACCAGCCCAATGAACATAGGGCACCCTGTAACTATAACCAGTCCATTATCCATGACCTCTCCTTTAACACTTACCACCCCAGTCAACCTCCCTACCCCTGTTACTGCCCCAGTAAACATAGCACATCCTGTCACAATCACATCTCCAATGAACCTGCCCACTCCTATGACATTAGCTGCCCCTCTCAATATAGCAATGAGACCTGTAGAAAGCATGCCTTTCTTACCCCAGGCTTTACCTACATCACCACCTTGGTaa
- the VEZF1 gene encoding vascular endothelial zinc finger 1 isoform X5, translated as MAAHEASHHQQQAAQNSLLPLLSSAVEPPDQKPLLPIPITQKPQAAPETLKDAIGIKKEKPKTSFVCTYCSKAFRDSYHLRRHESCHTGIKLVSRSKKTPTTVVPLISTIGGDSSRTSLVSTIAGILSTVTTSSSGTNPSSSASTTAMPVTQSVKKPSKPVKKNHACEMCGKAFRDVYHLNRHKLSHSDEKPFECHICNQRFKRKDRMTYHVRSHEGGITKPYTCSVCGKGFSRPDHLSCHVKHVHSTERPFKCQFSSLMQTCTAAFATKDRLRTHMVRHEGKVSCNICGKLLSAAYITSHLKTHGQSQSINCNTCKQGISKIACMSEETSNQKQQQQQQQQHVTSWPGKQVETLRLWEEAVKARKKEAASLCQTSTASTTPVTLTTPFNITSSVSSGTMSNPVTVAAAMSMRSPVNVSSAVNITSPMNIGHPVTITSPLSMTSPLTLTTPVNLPTPVTAPVNIAHPVTITSPMNLPTPMTLAAPLNIAMRPVESMPFLPQALPTSPPW; from the exons ATGGCA GCCCATGAAGCCTCCCATCATCAACAGCAGGCAGCACAGAACAGCTTGCTGCccctcctgagctctgctgtggAGCCCCCTGATCAGAAACCGTTGCTTCCAATACCAATAACTCAGAAACCTCAGGCTGCTCCAGAAACATTAAAGGATGCCATtgggattaaaaaagaaaaacccaaaacttCATTTGTGTGCACTTATTGCAGTAAAGCTTTCAGGGACAGCTATCACTTGAGGCGCCACGAGTCCTGCCACACAGGGATCAAGTTGGTGTCCCGGTCAAAGAAAACCCCCACAACAGTGGTTCCCCTCATCTCCACCATTGGTGGGGACAGCAGCCGAACTTCGTTGGTCTCAACCATTGCAGGCATCTTGTCAACAGTCACTACATCTTCCTCGGGCACCAACCCTAGTAGTAGTGCCAGCACCACAGCTATGCCCGTGACCCAGTCTGTCAAGAAGCCCAGTAAGCCTGTCAAGAAGAACCATGCTTGTGAGATGTGTGGGAAGGCCTTCCGAGATGTGTACCACCTCAATCGGCACAAGCTTTCTCATTCGGACGAAAAGCCCTTCGAgtgtcatatttgtaatcagcgCTTCAAGAGAAAGGACCGGATGACTTACCATGTGAGGTCTCATGAAGGAGGCATCACCAAACCCTATACTTGCAGTGTTTGTGGGAAAGGCTTCTCGAG GCCTGACCACTTAAGCTGTCACGTAAAACATGTCCATTCAACAGAAAGACCCTTCAAATGCCAA ttttcctcCCTCATGCAGACGTGCACTGCTGCCTTTGCCACCAAAGACAGACTACGGACACACATGGTTCGCCACGAAGGCAAAGTATCATGTAACATCTGTGGGAAGCTCCTGAGCGCAGCCTACATCACCAGCCACTTAAAGACACATGGGCAGAGCCAAAGTATCAACTGTAATACATGCAAACAAGGCATTAGTAAAA TAGCATGCATGAGTGAAGAGACCAGCAaccagaagcagcagcagcaacagcaacaacagcatGTGACGAGCTGGCCAGGGAAGCAGGTGGAGACACTGAGACTGTGGGAAGAAGCAgtcaaagcaagaaagaaag aAGCTGCTTCTCTGTGTCAAACCTCCACGGCCTCTACGACACCTGTGACTCTTACTACTCCATTCAATATAACATCCTCTGTGTCATCTGGGACTATGTCAAACCCAGTCACAGTGGCAGCTGCAATGAGCATGAGAAGTCCAGTAAATGTTTCAAGTGCAGTTAATATAACCAGCCCAATGAACATAGGGCACCCTGTAACTATAACCAGTCCATTATCCATGACCTCTCCTTTAACACTTACCACCCCAGTCAACCTCCCTACCCCTGTTACTGCCCCAGTAAACATAGCACATCCTGTCACAATCACATCTCCAATGAACCTGCCCACTCCTATGACATTAGCTGCCCCTCTCAATATAGCAATGAGACCTGTAGAAAGCATGCCTTTCTTACCCCAGGCTTTACCTACATCACCACCTTGGTaa